A single Nicotiana tabacum cultivar K326 unplaced genomic scaffold, ASM71507v2 Un00171, whole genome shotgun sequence DNA region contains:
- the LOC107760041 gene encoding large ribosomal subunit protein uL6c-like, producing the protein MSSSSLTASLHTSNLRYPFVGSLNGFHVSSVAVRRVGFVRKVVECKESRIGKQPITVPSNVTLTMEGQDLKVKGPLGEMAITYPREVKLEREEEGVLRVRKAMETRRANQMHGLFRTLTDNMVVGVSKGFEKKLQLVGVGYRATVEGKDIVLNLGFSHPVKMEIPDGLQVKVEENTRITVSGYDKSEIGQFAASIRKWRPPEPYKGKGVKYADEIVRRKEGKAGKKK; encoded by the exons ATGAGTAGCTCTTCACTCACAGCTTCTTTACATACCAG CAATTTAAGGTATCCTTTCGTCGGGAGTTTGAATGGGTTTCATGTATCGAGTGTTGCTGTTCGTCGTGTTGGTTTCGTGAGGAAGGTGGTCGAATGTAAAGAATCAAGAATTGGTAAGCAACCAATAACAGTACCTTCTAATGTGACACTCACAATGGAAGGCCAAGATTTGAAAGTTAAGGGACCTCTAGGAGAGATGGCCATAACTTATCCACGAGAAGTAAAGCTTGAAAGAGAAGAGGAAGGTGTTCTAAGGGTCAGAAAAGCTATGGAGACAAGAAGGGCAAATCAAATGCATGGTTTATTCAG GACTCTTACTGATAACATGGTTGTCGGTGTCTCCAAAGGATTCGAGAAGAAACTTCAATTGGTAGGGGTAGGATATCGTGCAACGGTCGAAGGGAAAGACATAGTTCTTAATCTTGGATTTTCTCATCCAGTAAAGATGGAAATACCTGATGGACTGCAGGTTAAGGTTGAAGAAAACACCAGAATCACTGTAAGTGGTTACGATAAATCAGAAATCGGTCAGTTTGCAGCTTCAATCAGAAAATGGAGGCCTCCAGAGCCCTACAAAGGTAAAGGTGTGAAATATGCTGATGAAATAGTTAGAAGGAAAGAGGGTAAAGCAGGCAAGAAAAAGTAA